From Chryseobacterium joostei, the proteins below share one genomic window:
- a CDS encoding DUF3302 domain-containing protein, producing the protein MQRISLLLCLLLSCNFVQASTGHVEDNIANAASWFILLVLPIAGIYLFWKVHIYPEKVAEEKNHPQLKAIKSMCLLSLIFGGLLWPVALIWANYDYGNQNDQKKDTDHTEEERNTIENQTQC; encoded by the coding sequence ATGCAAAGAATATCCTTACTTCTCTGCCTGTTATTATCATGCAATTTTGTTCAAGCATCAACAGGTCATGTAGAAGACAATATAGCAAATGCCGCTTCATGGTTCATTTTACTTGTTTTACCAATCGCCGGCATCTATCTTTTCTGGAAAGTTCACATCTATCCTGAAAAGGTTGCTGAGGAAAAGAACCATCCTCAGCTGAAAGCCATAAAAAGCATGTGCCTCCTTTCCCTAATTTTTGGAGGCCTTTTATGGCCGGTTGCCTTAATCTGGGCCAACTATGATTATGGTAATCAAAATGATCAGAAAAAAGACACAGATCACACTGAAGAAGAACGTAACACAATTGAAAATCAAACCCAATGCTAG
- a CDS encoding HlyD family secretion protein, with product MLELLVAIYAGICWLLIKKFKLIPWTFTTQVVVYSLPIFGSIALILSLNYYCPITSDVKVGNRSVDITTQALGKVKKVYVNTNQEVKKGDTLFVLDREPYVQEIKSLEAKLSNMKATVNSYNTDISASRKNIAGLQSQLDLANKRVAQYQELVEAGAANKFDLEQAITNVRDLQSRISAAQSQQQSLETKSNASYGGENSSVSEIQAKLDQAKWNLSQTVVLAPTDGIIPNVQLNEGAIMAPFKSAFVLIQKQQSVIGFFAQNELESVKNGNEVELALKTEPGKVVKAKLEYVIDATSQGIMNNAGGMLGGNGSTAGLPDTARQLPETDGKLIAKFVLVDEQKQLTVGARGTAVIYSDHIKPLHLIRKVMVRISSKINFLIPKLH from the coding sequence ATGCTAGAATTACTTGTTGCCATATATGCCGGAATCTGCTGGCTGCTTATCAAAAAATTTAAACTTATTCCCTGGACATTTACTACTCAGGTTGTGGTATACTCTCTTCCTATTTTCGGGAGTATTGCTTTAATTCTGAGTCTTAATTACTACTGCCCCATTACTTCTGATGTAAAGGTGGGAAACAGAAGTGTTGACATCACTACCCAGGCTTTGGGAAAGGTAAAAAAGGTATATGTAAATACCAATCAGGAGGTAAAGAAAGGAGATACATTATTTGTTCTGGACAGAGAACCTTATGTACAGGAGATTAAATCTCTGGAGGCGAAACTCAGCAATATGAAAGCTACTGTAAATTCCTATAACACAGATATTTCAGCCTCCAGAAAAAATATAGCGGGATTGCAGTCTCAACTGGATCTTGCCAATAAAAGGGTTGCCCAGTATCAGGAATTGGTAGAGGCAGGTGCTGCAAACAAGTTCGATCTGGAGCAGGCGATTACCAATGTACGTGATCTTCAGTCCCGAATCAGTGCGGCACAATCACAGCAACAATCTTTGGAAACAAAATCCAATGCTTCCTATGGTGGAGAAAATTCATCTGTTTCTGAGATTCAGGCGAAACTGGATCAGGCGAAATGGAATCTTTCCCAAACGGTTGTTCTGGCGCCTACAGATGGTATTATTCCCAATGTTCAGTTGAATGAGGGGGCTATCATGGCTCCATTTAAGTCGGCCTTTGTTTTAATTCAAAAGCAGCAATCTGTTATTGGGTTCTTTGCCCAAAATGAGCTTGAATCTGTAAAAAATGGAAATGAGGTTGAACTTGCTCTTAAAACAGAACCCGGAAAGGTTGTAAAAGCCAAGCTTGAATATGTTATTGATGCCACCAGCCAAGGTATTATGAACAACGCAGGAGGAATGCTGGGCGGAAACGGATCTACCGCAGGACTTCCGGACACAGCCAGACAACTCCCTGAAACGGATGGAAAACTTATTGCCAAGTTTGTATTGGTAGATGAACAAAAACAACTTACTGTTGGGGCAAGAGGTACAGCCGTGATCTATTCTGATCACATCAAGCCACTTCATCTTATCCGAAAGGTAATGGTGCGCATTAGCAGTAAAATAAACTTCCTGATCCCTAAACTTCACTAA